A genomic region of Nomascus leucogenys isolate Asia unplaced genomic scaffold, Asia_NLE_v1 Super-Scaffold_638, whole genome shotgun sequence contains the following coding sequences:
- the LOC115833692 gene encoding protein FRG2 isoform X1, whose translation MGKGNEDPNLHCSSIRCSTDQPPFQPISFTEKGSDEKKPFKRKGKTAFSHSSEKHIQRQDKALVESEPNPNKENSEETKLKSGNSTAGSEPESSSYRENCRKRKISSKNCCQDRAGNRPEEECSLMLKKKSRSSTAVHNSEIQETCDAHHRGRSRARTGHSKRHRSRPLGVQTPSLRKSLVTSVRAMSEAVYQDLAQVWAQQIHSPLTCEQLTLLTQLRGLLCAQVQTLYSMATQAAYVFPAEGWLVPATLPGPGDSALEREAQPFPGQEITEPVSGSDEAKLGAP comes from the exons AtgggaaagggaaatgaagacCCCAATCTCCACTGCTCCTCCATTCGATGCTCCACTGACCAGCCCCCTTTCCAACCGATCTCCTTTACAGAAAAGGGCTCAGATGAGAAGAAACCATTCAAAAGAAAAGGCAAGACCGCCTTCTCCCATTCCAGTGAGAAGCACATACAAAGGCAAGATAAGGCCTTGG TAGAATCGGAGCCCAATCCAAACAAGGAGAATTCTGAAGAAACCAAGCTCAAGTCCGGGAACAGCACTGCTGGATCAG AACCAGAGTCCAGCTCATATCGGGAAaactgcaggaaaagaaaaatcagttccaAAAACTGCTGCCAAGACAGAGCAG GGAACCGTCCAGAAGAGGAGTGCAGCTTGatgttgaaaaagaaatcaagatccTCCACTGCTGTGCACAACAGTGAAATCCAGGAGACCTGTGATGCCCACCACAGGGGACGTTCCAGGGCTCGCACTGGGCACAGCAAGCGGCACAGATCTCGGCCTCTAGGAGTCCAAACACCGTCACTTCGAAAAAGCTTGGTGACCTCGGTGCGAGCTATGTCAGAGGCTGTTTATCAAGACCTAGCCCAGGTGTGGGCACAGCAGATCCATTCTCCACTGACCTGTGAGCAACTGACACTGCTCACTCAGCTCCGGGGGCTTCTGTGTGCCCAGGTGCAGACCTTGTATTCCATGGCCACCCAGGCAGCTTATGTCTTCCCTGCAGAGGGCTGGCTTGTCCCAGCCACATTGCCTGGTCCTGGGGATTCAGCTCTGGAGAGAGAAGCCCAGCCCTTCCCTGGGCAGGAGATCACTGAGCCTGTCAGTGGATCAGATGAGGCTAAGCTGGGAGCACCCTGA
- the LOC115833692 gene encoding protein FRG2 isoform X2, whose amino-acid sequence MGKGNEDPNLHCSSIRCSTDQPPFQPISFTEKGSDEKKPFKRKGKTAFSHSSEKHIQRQDKALESEPNPNKENSEETKLKSGNSTAGSEPESSSYRENCRKRKISSKNCCQDRAGNRPEEECSLMLKKKSRSSTAVHNSEIQETCDAHHRGRSRARTGHSKRHRSRPLGVQTPSLRKSLVTSVRAMSEAVYQDLAQVWAQQIHSPLTCEQLTLLTQLRGLLCAQVQTLYSMATQAAYVFPAEGWLVPATLPGPGDSALEREAQPFPGQEITEPVSGSDEAKLGAP is encoded by the exons AtgggaaagggaaatgaagacCCCAATCTCCACTGCTCCTCCATTCGATGCTCCACTGACCAGCCCCCTTTCCAACCGATCTCCTTTACAGAAAAGGGCTCAGATGAGAAGAAACCATTCAAAAGAAAAGGCAAGACCGCCTTCTCCCATTCCAGTGAGAAGCACATACAAAGGCAAGATAAGGCCTTGG AATCGGAGCCCAATCCAAACAAGGAGAATTCTGAAGAAACCAAGCTCAAGTCCGGGAACAGCACTGCTGGATCAG AACCAGAGTCCAGCTCATATCGGGAAaactgcaggaaaagaaaaatcagttccaAAAACTGCTGCCAAGACAGAGCAG GGAACCGTCCAGAAGAGGAGTGCAGCTTGatgttgaaaaagaaatcaagatccTCCACTGCTGTGCACAACAGTGAAATCCAGGAGACCTGTGATGCCCACCACAGGGGACGTTCCAGGGCTCGCACTGGGCACAGCAAGCGGCACAGATCTCGGCCTCTAGGAGTCCAAACACCGTCACTTCGAAAAAGCTTGGTGACCTCGGTGCGAGCTATGTCAGAGGCTGTTTATCAAGACCTAGCCCAGGTGTGGGCACAGCAGATCCATTCTCCACTGACCTGTGAGCAACTGACACTGCTCACTCAGCTCCGGGGGCTTCTGTGTGCCCAGGTGCAGACCTTGTATTCCATGGCCACCCAGGCAGCTTATGTCTTCCCTGCAGAGGGCTGGCTTGTCCCAGCCACATTGCCTGGTCCTGGGGATTCAGCTCTGGAGAGAGAAGCCCAGCCCTTCCCTGGGCAGGAGATCACTGAGCCTGTCAGTGGATCAGATGAGGCTAAGCTGGGAGCACCCTGA